Proteins encoded within one genomic window of Mycolicibacterium monacense:
- a CDS encoding phage tail protein, producing the protein MALPENDSSVGHSFGLEFDGIQIKAITEVTGLKMEQDVIEYKSNTAADGKYLVKKLPGRWKAGECTLTRPLTGDQSFDKWVKDSQLGKMGNARKGGAIVVYDYEGKAVKRYKITAAWPKSLEISSLKAGDTSVLTEKLVLTYEKCEPEGA; encoded by the coding sequence ATGGCTCTGCCCGAAAACGACAGCTCCGTAGGCCATTCGTTCGGCCTGGAGTTCGACGGCATTCAGATCAAGGCGATCACCGAGGTGACCGGGCTGAAGATGGAACAGGACGTCATCGAGTACAAGTCCAACACCGCGGCCGACGGCAAGTATCTGGTCAAGAAGCTGCCCGGTCGGTGGAAGGCGGGCGAGTGCACGCTCACCCGCCCGTTGACCGGTGACCAGAGCTTCGACAAGTGGGTGAAGGACTCACAGCTGGGCAAGATGGGCAACGCCCGCAAAGGCGGCGCGATCGTGGTCTACGACTACGAGGGCAAAGCCGTCAAGCGGTACAAGATCACCGCGGCGTGGCCGAAGAGCCTCGAGATCAGCTCGCTGAAGGCCGGTGACACCAGCGTGCTCACCGAGAAACTCGTGTTGACCTACGAGAAGTGCGAGCCCGAGGGTGCGTAG
- a CDS encoding eCIS core domain-containing protein — MHVHDTDQSLESSLRPKASRLEESESSIALRAALSGRLAAAGPRGVAGLQRAVGNGSTAALMEEERSPVHDVVNSGGGSPLQSDVRADMEGRFGHDFGDVRVHTDGAAHESAKSVNAQAYTVGSNIVFQRDRYDPGSDSGKHMLAHELTHVVQQRSGPVDGTEAGGGVKVSDPSDRFERDAVANADRLMAAPAPARPPDVQRCADGCDTPSVQREGDEEEETAQTFVQRAEEEGEEETA, encoded by the coding sequence ATGCACGTCCACGACACCGATCAGAGCCTCGAGTCCAGCCTGCGGCCCAAGGCGTCCCGGCTCGAGGAGTCCGAATCGTCCATCGCGCTCCGCGCCGCCCTCTCGGGCCGGCTGGCCGCGGCCGGGCCACGCGGGGTGGCCGGTCTGCAACGCGCGGTCGGTAACGGGAGCACCGCGGCCCTGATGGAGGAGGAGCGTTCGCCGGTCCACGATGTGGTCAACTCCGGCGGCGGCAGCCCGCTGCAGTCCGACGTCCGCGCCGACATGGAGGGCCGGTTCGGCCACGACTTCGGCGACGTCCGGGTCCACACCGACGGTGCTGCGCACGAATCGGCGAAATCGGTCAACGCACAGGCATACACGGTGGGATCGAACATCGTGTTCCAGCGCGACAGGTACGACCCGGGATCCGACTCCGGAAAGCACATGCTGGCCCACGAGCTGACCCATGTCGTTCAACAGCGCAGCGGTCCCGTCGACGGCACGGAGGCGGGTGGTGGGGTGAAGGTCAGTGACCCGTCCGACCGGTTCGAGCGCGATGCCGTCGCCAATGCCGACCGTCTGATGGCCGCACCGGCGCCGGCCCGCCCGCCCGACGTCCAGCGGTGTGCGGACGGGTGCGACACCCCGTCGGTCCAGCGTGAAGGTGACGAAGAAGAGGAGACCGCACAGACATTCGTGCAGCGCGCCGAGGAAGAAGGCGAGGAGGAGACGGCGTAA
- a CDS encoding phage tail protein, with translation MSGDAAGDNDEPWVGVCFAVELDKESIGTFSTCEGLGLEVVMEQREEGGNNAMVWQLPTRMKFSNIKLSRPVGRDSEKLIKWISAALGGIKPTTAVIKAMRSDGEAIATWSLDGVVPVRWTGPSLNLDSPKVFTETLEIAHHGFLPGGKG, from the coding sequence ATGAGTGGAGACGCCGCCGGCGACAACGACGAACCCTGGGTGGGTGTGTGCTTCGCGGTCGAACTCGACAAGGAGTCCATCGGCACGTTCTCCACCTGCGAGGGTCTCGGGCTCGAGGTCGTGATGGAACAGCGCGAGGAAGGCGGCAACAACGCCATGGTCTGGCAACTGCCGACACGGATGAAGTTCAGCAACATCAAACTGTCCCGCCCCGTCGGGCGGGACAGCGAGAAGCTGATCAAGTGGATATCCGCCGCGCTGGGCGGGATCAAGCCGACCACTGCGGTGATCAAGGCCATGCGCTCCGACGGCGAAGCGATCGCCACGTGGTCCCTCGACGGCGTCGTACCGGTCCGCTGGACCGGTCCCAGCCTGAACCTGGACTCCCCGAAGGTGTTCACCGAGACCCTCGAGATCGCCCATCACGGTTTCCTCCCGGGCGGTAAGGGCTGA
- a CDS encoding phage tail sheath family protein: MPTYLSPGVYVEEIDSGSRPIQGVGTAVAAFVGFAAKGPINEPTLVTNWTQFTNIFGGPIENACLAQSVFAFFQNGGGKAYIVAIGDEAGRNGNTTSNPALESAPQAMLGKGLRVLARDTGAPSNSLKVRVVESQKDDDGQQTRLQVDVLRNDEPIEHHDNITTTRGKTFVVSVVNAASQLIKLEPVSGQSLDDLQAGMEVALAAPAPVDVAPPEQLSAEDYVGDVTERSGVAGLEAVDEITMLCMPDLMTAYQRSAIDLETVQSVQLKMIAHCELMGDRMAILDSPPGMNAQQVKEWLVEKANYDSKYAALYWPWVSTGNGYLPPSGFIAGIWSRNDDTRGVHKAPANEIVRGAVKLESNITRNEHDLLNPAGVNCIRSFPGRGIRVWGARTLSSDPAWRYLNIRRLFNYLEESILENTDWVVFEPNDDALWAKLRRTISAFLVNEWRKGALFGQTPDEAFFVKCDAETNPAEGIDAGEVVCQIGVAPVKPAEFVIFRLAQYSGGTSLVAE, from the coding sequence ATGCCGACCTACCTGTCGCCGGGTGTCTACGTCGAGGAGATCGACTCCGGCTCACGACCGATCCAAGGCGTCGGGACGGCGGTGGCGGCCTTCGTGGGCTTCGCCGCGAAGGGGCCGATCAACGAGCCCACGCTCGTCACCAACTGGACCCAGTTCACCAACATCTTCGGCGGTCCGATCGAGAATGCCTGTCTGGCGCAGTCGGTGTTCGCGTTCTTCCAGAACGGTGGCGGGAAGGCCTACATCGTCGCCATCGGCGACGAAGCCGGTCGGAACGGCAACACGACCAGTAACCCCGCCCTCGAGTCGGCGCCACAGGCCATGCTCGGCAAGGGCTTACGCGTGCTGGCCCGCGATACCGGGGCGCCGTCCAACAGCCTCAAGGTTCGTGTCGTCGAATCCCAGAAGGACGATGACGGCCAGCAGACCCGCCTGCAGGTGGATGTCCTGCGCAATGACGAGCCGATCGAGCACCACGACAACATCACCACCACGCGCGGCAAGACTTTCGTCGTGAGCGTCGTGAACGCCGCCTCACAGCTGATCAAGCTGGAGCCGGTCAGCGGGCAGTCCCTCGACGACCTGCAAGCCGGGATGGAGGTGGCCCTGGCCGCACCGGCACCCGTGGACGTGGCGCCGCCGGAACAGCTCTCCGCCGAGGACTACGTCGGTGACGTCACCGAACGCAGTGGTGTGGCCGGACTCGAGGCCGTCGACGAGATCACGATGCTGTGCATGCCCGACCTGATGACGGCCTATCAGCGCAGCGCCATCGACCTGGAGACCGTGCAGTCGGTGCAGCTGAAGATGATCGCGCACTGCGAACTGATGGGTGACCGGATGGCGATCCTGGACTCGCCGCCCGGGATGAACGCCCAGCAGGTCAAGGAGTGGCTCGTCGAGAAGGCCAACTACGACTCGAAGTACGCGGCGCTGTACTGGCCATGGGTCAGCACCGGCAACGGATACCTACCGCCGTCGGGTTTCATCGCCGGCATCTGGAGCCGCAACGACGACACCCGCGGTGTCCACAAGGCGCCCGCCAACGAGATCGTCCGCGGCGCGGTCAAACTCGAGTCCAACATCACCAGGAACGAACACGACCTGCTGAACCCGGCGGGTGTCAACTGCATCCGGTCGTTCCCCGGCCGGGGCATCCGGGTGTGGGGCGCCCGCACGCTGTCGAGTGATCCGGCCTGGCGCTACCTGAACATCCGGCGGCTCTTCAACTACCTGGAGGAGTCCATCCTGGAGAACACCGACTGGGTGGTGTTCGAGCCGAACGACGACGCGCTGTGGGCGAAACTGCGGCGCACCATCAGCGCGTTCCTGGTCAACGAGTGGCGCAAGGGTGCGTTGTTCGGCCAGACACCCGACGAGGCGTTCTTCGTCAAGTGCGATGCGGAGACCAATCCGGCCGAGGGTATCGACGCCGGTGAGGTGGTCTGCCAGATCGGTGTCGCCCCGGTCAAACCTGCCGAGTTCGTCATTTTCCGGCTCGCCCAGTACTCCGGCGGGACCAGCCTGGTAGCCGAGTGA
- a CDS encoding phage tail protein, with amino-acid sequence MTQTAGSARAAVGHALTAGQRTTAAARPRPAGVLIQLQRSAGNAAVNALLAAKFKGPDSEARSSLDAALSEARREEPAVNIVEKGLKAAKKLGIPVELEGPKPPASALAATVTGFGPGSVPAKKQVPPPKRTPAVSPLGKAAAKRVGPAAPKGSTRGAPAGAGGAGSPAGPSALSADQLLQPPVPPKSVSPHADPAFKQVTGGVKGFAREKKSHPQAAAKAKEAQGAALAPSDDVAGQAKAAKVDTMDAQPAGTFDKKAFIAAVKAAIEAKSPKTLEEADSQAKAGGGKAGEVKGEVKGLVTQGKEGQTKDVESATDAPPDTSKAVPKPVTPMSPETQSPPVTIPATGAAPKPAPPEQLNLAAGKRQADDEMAGADVSEKQLAESNEPDFQQALADKKAAAAHADTAPGEFRKQEQDVIGQNKAEAAAVTKQGVAGMQGSKAAALAKLVADKGKTKSKDEAKRAEVTAKVQSVYATTETAVKKILDGIDPKVDKAFEEGEADARKTFESFVAAKMSAYKKDRYSGWLGGWRWAKDKLFGMPDKVNTFYTAGRELYLKKMDVVISRVADIVGADLAAAKARIAAGKAEISSYVKSLPANLQKVGDTAAKEINDKFAQLEDDVNAKQEAVVDTLATKYVDARKGLDERIEELQAENKGLVDKAIGAIKAIINTIRQLAAMLMNVLARVAGVVGDIIKHPVAFLSNLIEGVKGGILKFKDNILTHLRKGLMGWLFGALAEGGVELPDTFDLKGIIKLLASLFGLTWANIRNRLVKQIGEPAMAAIEKGVEIFKLIATGGVAALWQMLIEKLGDIKEMILEQVKDFVITRIITAGITWLIGLLNPAAAFIKACKLIYDIVMFFVNNAERIMKFVNTVIDSVADIVRGNVSGVVNKIEDVLGQMVPILIGFLASAIGLGGIGQKIREIIAKLQKPVNKAIDFVIKQGLKLAGPIIRGLKGIGKKVKAKVAAGKAWVKGKVDAGKKWVKGKADAAKKWVKGKAEAVKDFFTVKEKFTVDGETHELYTSGKSTALTVASNNPTALSKHKDPGVVAAYAAYESAIAAETSPSAKKRAARAPLRNIIRVLRQWMRKSKNKDPQASAPGIGTMAPYGNLGSSVRRTHYRGAPEVWAMEKEHILPFAVGKRLWEIVGLVAPGRGGHEDDKQTTILIYKGAADEKTQGDKPLWESFAARVSADGVARNLDLARTMIADMRQGQGGSSGDRDIMGYAASGVRNVFHDITDRVGEAKRDAVTRTVTAVLNENRLNGVRRGPPGSPESPIPVKGQIEQAANAQVADVMRILTGVVSDLNEGRTPNITPKKKRKKS; translated from the coding sequence ATGACACAGACCGCGGGTTCGGCGAGGGCAGCCGTCGGCCACGCGCTGACCGCAGGACAGCGCACCACGGCCGCGGCCCGGCCGCGTCCGGCCGGGGTGCTGATCCAATTGCAGCGCAGCGCTGGCAACGCCGCGGTCAACGCGCTGCTCGCGGCGAAGTTCAAAGGTCCTGACAGTGAGGCGCGTTCGTCGTTGGACGCCGCGTTGAGCGAGGCGCGCCGAGAGGAACCCGCGGTCAACATCGTCGAGAAGGGGCTCAAGGCCGCGAAGAAGCTCGGCATACCCGTCGAACTCGAGGGGCCGAAGCCGCCGGCGTCGGCGCTGGCCGCGACGGTGACCGGCTTCGGCCCGGGGTCGGTGCCGGCGAAGAAGCAGGTTCCCCCGCCGAAACGGACGCCCGCCGTCAGCCCCCTGGGAAAGGCCGCGGCCAAACGCGTCGGACCCGCCGCGCCGAAGGGGAGCACGCGCGGCGCACCCGCCGGTGCGGGCGGTGCGGGAAGCCCCGCGGGACCGTCGGCGTTGTCGGCTGACCAACTGCTGCAGCCGCCGGTGCCGCCGAAGTCGGTGAGTCCGCACGCGGATCCGGCGTTCAAACAGGTCACCGGCGGCGTGAAAGGCTTCGCCCGGGAGAAGAAGTCCCATCCGCAGGCAGCGGCGAAGGCCAAGGAGGCGCAGGGGGCGGCGCTGGCGCCCAGCGACGACGTGGCAGGGCAGGCCAAGGCGGCCAAGGTCGACACGATGGATGCCCAACCGGCGGGCACCTTCGACAAGAAGGCGTTCATCGCCGCGGTCAAGGCGGCGATCGAAGCGAAGTCGCCGAAAACACTGGAGGAGGCCGACTCCCAGGCCAAGGCTGGCGGCGGTAAGGCCGGCGAGGTCAAGGGTGAGGTCAAGGGTCTGGTCACCCAGGGCAAGGAGGGCCAGACCAAGGACGTCGAGAGCGCGACCGACGCGCCCCCCGACACGTCGAAGGCGGTACCCAAACCGGTGACGCCGATGTCGCCCGAAACCCAGAGCCCGCCCGTGACGATCCCGGCCACCGGGGCCGCACCGAAACCCGCACCACCCGAACAGCTCAACCTCGCCGCGGGTAAGCGGCAGGCCGACGACGAGATGGCCGGCGCCGACGTCAGCGAGAAGCAGCTCGCCGAGTCCAATGAGCCCGACTTCCAGCAGGCGCTGGCGGACAAGAAGGCCGCCGCCGCGCACGCCGACACCGCTCCCGGCGAGTTCCGCAAGCAGGAACAGGACGTCATCGGCCAGAACAAGGCCGAGGCGGCGGCGGTGACCAAGCAGGGCGTGGCCGGCATGCAGGGCAGCAAGGCGGCGGCGCTGGCGAAGTTGGTGGCCGACAAGGGCAAGACCAAGTCGAAGGACGAAGCCAAGCGAGCCGAGGTCACCGCCAAGGTGCAGTCGGTCTACGCCACCACCGAGACCGCGGTCAAGAAGATCCTCGACGGAATCGACCCGAAGGTGGACAAGGCCTTCGAAGAGGGGGAGGCCGACGCCCGCAAGACCTTCGAGTCCTTCGTCGCGGCGAAGATGTCGGCGTACAAGAAGGACCGGTACAGCGGATGGCTGGGCGGCTGGAGGTGGGCCAAGGACAAGCTGTTCGGCATGCCCGACAAGGTGAACACCTTCTACACCGCGGGCCGCGAACTGTATCTGAAGAAGATGGACGTCGTCATCTCACGCGTCGCCGACATCGTCGGCGCGGACCTCGCGGCCGCGAAGGCACGGATCGCTGCCGGTAAGGCCGAGATCTCCTCCTACGTCAAGAGTCTGCCCGCCAACCTGCAGAAGGTGGGGGACACCGCGGCCAAGGAGATCAACGACAAGTTCGCCCAACTCGAGGACGACGTCAACGCCAAGCAGGAGGCGGTCGTCGACACGTTGGCGACCAAGTACGTCGACGCCCGCAAGGGTCTCGACGAGCGGATCGAAGAGCTGCAGGCCGAGAACAAGGGCCTGGTCGACAAGGCCATCGGCGCGATCAAGGCGATCATCAACACGATCCGTCAACTCGCCGCGATGTTGATGAACGTCCTGGCCCGGGTTGCCGGGGTGGTCGGCGACATCATCAAACACCCGGTCGCGTTCCTGTCCAACCTCATCGAGGGTGTCAAGGGCGGCATCCTGAAGTTCAAGGACAACATCCTCACCCATCTCCGAAAGGGCTTGATGGGCTGGCTGTTCGGGGCACTCGCCGAAGGTGGCGTGGAGTTGCCGGACACCTTCGATCTCAAGGGCATCATCAAACTGCTCGCATCGCTGTTCGGGTTGACGTGGGCCAACATCCGTAACCGTCTGGTGAAGCAGATCGGTGAACCGGCGATGGCGGCGATCGAGAAGGGCGTCGAGATCTTCAAACTGATCGCCACCGGCGGCGTGGCGGCCCTGTGGCAGATGCTGATCGAGAAACTCGGCGACATCAAGGAGATGATCCTCGAGCAGGTCAAGGACTTCGTCATCACCAGGATCATCACCGCGGGCATCACCTGGCTGATCGGGTTGCTCAACCCCGCCGCAGCGTTCATCAAAGCCTGCAAGCTGATCTACGACATCGTGATGTTCTTCGTCAACAACGCCGAACGCATCATGAAGTTCGTCAACACCGTGATCGACTCGGTGGCCGACATCGTGCGCGGCAACGTCAGCGGTGTGGTCAACAAGATCGAAGACGTACTCGGCCAGATGGTCCCGATCCTGATCGGCTTCCTGGCCAGTGCGATCGGACTCGGCGGAATCGGGCAGAAGATCCGCGAAATCATCGCCAAGTTGCAGAAGCCGGTGAACAAGGCCATCGACTTCGTGATCAAGCAGGGACTCAAACTGGCCGGTCCGATCATCCGCGGACTGAAGGGCATCGGCAAGAAGGTCAAGGCCAAGGTCGCCGCCGGAAAGGCCTGGGTGAAGGGCAAAGTCGACGCCGGAAAGAAGTGGGTCAAAGGCAAGGCCGATGCCGCGAAGAAATGGGTGAAGGGCAAGGCGGAGGCGGTCAAGGATTTCTTCACAGTCAAGGAGAAGTTCACGGTCGACGGTGAGACCCACGAGCTTTACACGTCGGGGAAGTCGACCGCGTTGACGGTGGCATCAAACAATCCCACCGCACTGAGCAAGCACAAAGACCCGGGCGTGGTTGCCGCCTATGCCGCGTACGAGAGTGCAATAGCTGCAGAGACCTCACCGAGCGCGAAGAAGCGAGCGGCGAGGGCACCGTTGAGGAACATCATCAGGGTGCTTCGACAGTGGATGCGGAAGTCCAAGAACAAGGACCCTCAGGCCAGCGCACCTGGAATCGGGACGATGGCTCCATACGGGAATCTCGGGTCATCTGTCAGGAGAACCCACTATCGAGGTGCGCCCGAGGTGTGGGCGATGGAAAAGGAGCACATCCTGCCATTTGCGGTGGGTAAGCGTCTCTGGGAGATAGTCGGGCTCGTCGCTCCCGGCCGTGGCGGCCACGAAGATGACAAGCAAACGACGATCCTCATCTACAAGGGGGCGGCAGATGAGAAGACCCAAGGCGACAAACCGCTTTGGGAGAGTTTTGCGGCGAGAGTGAGTGCCGACGGCGTTGCGAGGAACCTGGACCTCGCCCGCACCATGATCGCCGATATGCGACAAGGCCAGGGTGGTTCGAGCGGCGACCGCGACATCATGGGATACGCCGCCTCCGGCGTTCGGAACGTGTTCCACGACATAACTGATCGTGTGGGCGAGGCCAAACGCGATGCGGTGACACGCACAGTGACCGCAGTGCTCAATGAGAACCGGTTGAACGGTGTACGCAGGGGACCTCCCGGCTCGCCGGAGTCGCCGATACCCGTAAAAGGGCAGATCGAGCAGGCTGCCAACGCGCAAGTCGCCGATGTCATGAGGATCCTCACCGGTGTCGTCAGCGACCTGAACGAGGGTCGCACCCCGAACATCACACCGAAGAAGAAGAGAAAGAAGTCCTGA
- a CDS encoding DUF6760 family protein yields MTYGTEHLHEEVSYIAYHLHWPLDQLLDLEHQDRRRYLRLVQNLCAQNRNGR; encoded by the coding sequence GTGACGTACGGGACCGAGCACTTGCACGAGGAGGTCTCGTACATCGCCTACCACCTCCATTGGCCGCTCGATCAGTTACTGGATCTCGAGCACCAGGACCGGCGGCGCTACCTGCGTCTGGTCCAGAACCTCTGCGCGCAGAACAGAAACGGACGGTGA